CAACGCTGAAGGGCAGGCTGCGGGCCATTTCAGCAAGGGCTGTCCTGGTCTCTCTTTCCAGATGGGGCGAAAAGACGATTTTGAGCAGGGCCGTTTTGGGCTCGAGCACGGTAAAGTACGCCGTATGATCGTAGGCTTCCAGAAGAAAGCGAAAAAGAGCCGTATGGTGCGGCGCGAGACGAACCAGAAGACGCCCGCTCTGTTCCGGGGCGGCAAGGGCCGGGGCGGGTTTGCGGCGTTTGCGCAGGGCCGGAACCTCGGGGGCGGCGGCAAGAGGCATTTCTTTTTCCTCGCGCATCAGTACAGACCCGTATACCGCGCCAGAATCACCAGGCCGATGCCCACGGCAATGGTCAGAAAATAGTTTTTGAACCACCACGCCACCAGCAGGGTGGGCAGGCCCGCCATGAGAAAGAGATTGGAGGGGCTTATGCTGAAATGGCCTTCGTAGATGAAAATATCAGGGCCAACCAGCGCGGCCATGACGGCCACAGGCACAAAGGACAGCCAGTGGCGCAGCACCACGGGCAGATTGTCGCCCTTGAGAAAGGTCACGGGCAAAAGCTTGGACAGCAGGGTTACGACAGTGCAACCCGCGATGCACAGGATAAGGGCAAGGTGGGCCTCAAGCCAGCTCGTTCCATTCATGACTGCACCCCGTCAGTGTTTGCCGTCAGCAGGTCTGTTGCATCCGTCCGGCTGGAAGCGTCGCGCTGTTCCTGGCCCGCCGCCCTTCGGGCAGGCTCCGCTTGTGTCGCGCCAGGCGCGTCAGGTGCACCAAGGACATGAGGCGATCCAGGCGCGTCACCGGTTTTTTCCGCAGCGGCCTGTTCCACGCAGGCGCAGCCGGGTTGCCGTGCGCAGGCGGCGTCCTTTTTATCCTTGTACAGCAGCAGGGCCGTGCCGAGGCTGGCACCCACCACCGTGGCCACGGCGACGTTCCATTGGCTCATGCCTGCAGCCTTGAGCGCGATGGACAGCGTCATGGTGAAAATGGCGACCAGAACGTGCAGGCGGTTCACGCACTGCGGCACCAGCAGGGCCAGAAACATGGCGGTAAGGGCGTAGTCCAGTCCGAGCGGTTTGACGTCGGTGACAAGCTCCCCGCAAAACGCGCCAATGGCGCTGCCGCCCACCCAGGCGATCTGCGTTGTCTGGTTGCAGACAAAAAGAGTGGTGAGGTTGCGCTTCCAGCCGTTCTGGAAGGCCGTGACGTGAACGGCAAAGGTTTCGTCCGTGAGGCCAAGACCCAGCAAAAAGCGCTGAAAGCGCGGCAGACCGGCCAGCCAGGGGGACTCCGCGGCGGACTGGAGCAGATACCGCAGATTCACGATAAAGACCGCCGCCATGATGGACAGGGCGCCTGCGCCCGCGCCCCACATGCCCGCGAAGACAAACTGGCCGGACCCGGAAAACATGAGCACGGACATGGCCACGGCCAGCGAGGGAGGAATGTTGTTTTTGACCGCCAGAACGCCGAAGGCAAAGCCAACGGGCGTATAGCCGAGCACAATGGGCAGTGCGCGGCGCAGGCCCTCCGCCAGGGGGGAAGCGGGGGAATCGCTCGACATGTGACAGCACCTCGTCAACTGTTAAAAAACGCTGATTTATGCCGTTTGGCGGTTTTGCTTCACTTTTTTTGAAACAGTCGAGGACGGAAGAGCCCACTCCTGCTTGAAAAAAGATCGCGTCTGGCCAAAGGAAATACCTGCGCGTTTCCAGGAGGCTCTTTAGAGCAGATTACCTTTGAGAATGCATATTCTCAAAGTTTAAGGCACGCTCATTTCGGCGTGTAACCGCGCAGATAAACTGCGCTTACGCCTCCATGGCGAACGTCTGCTCACGCAGCCGTCAGAGCAATGTAAAAGTTATATTGCTCTAATCAGTGTTTCCTTTAAAAAAATATGGCTACTCTTTTTGATGCTGTGTGGCAAGTGGCGGGCGTTCTACGCTCCTGTGATATGTGTTTCGTGTATGCGATAATAAAGGGCGGCGTCCTCCCCCAGAGGGCGCTTCGGGCGCATTACCACCAGAATACGGGGTATCTTTTACGGGCGGCAAGATTGTTGGCCGCCAGAGCCAGCACAAGCATGCATGTGGCCCCGGCGGCGCAGGGCAGCAAAACGTACCAGTAGCCCATCTCATGAATGCCGGGGCCGCCGATGACGGCAATAAGGGCCGTGGCTCCACCCGGAGGGTGCAGGGTCTGGGTCATATGCATGAGCGCAATGGCGGTGGAAACGGCCAGGGCCGCCGCCAGCACGGGTTCCGCGCCCATCATGGCCTGGCTGCTCACGCCCACAAGGGCGGACAGGACGTGCCCGCCCACCAGGTTGCGCGGTTGGGCGAACGGGCTGTGGGGCGCGCCAAAGGCCAGCACGGCCGAGGCTCCGAAGGAACCGATGAGCAGCGGCAGATTCCATTCCTGCGCGCAGACTTTTTCCAGCAGGGCCAGGCAGGCGACGGAAAGGCAACTGCCCGACCAGGCCCAGAAAATTTCATTCCAGCCTACGCGGGGCTGGGACTGGCTTGAGCGGATGCGGTTCAGGATGCGTGTCATTGAGTGTCCTTGTCCTTTGTCCGGTGGAGGTGTCAGACAGTGCCGTCGCGAGCGCCTTTCCAGTTATTTCTGCGTCGAACATCGCCTTTTATTCCGGTCGAGTACCATCAGAGTACACTCCCTGCATAAAAGGCTCGTTCTCCTTGATATAACTGGAAATTCATCTCGTGACGACACTGTCTGGAGCATGTTCGCAAATTCAAAGTGAAATTGTGTCAGATCCGGGCCATGAACAGAAAGGCCGCGTGCAGTCCGGCCAGCAGGGCGATCATTACGGTTCCGGCCCACGCGGCGCTGGAGGCGCGGCCAAACCATGTGACGGCCAGGGCGTGTCTGGGACAGACATTGGCGCAGTCGCGGCAAAGATGACAGGCCGTGGTGGGACAGCCGCTTTCAAAGGCCTGTTCCGTCATGGCGTCCTGACGGCACACGCGAACGCAGGCCCGGCAGCCGCTGCATTCCCCCACACGCCGGATGCGCCAGGGTGAAATGCGGCCAAACCACTGGGCCAGAATACCCAGCGGGCAGATGCCGCGACAGTAGGAGGCGTACCCCCTGATCCGGCTTATGAGCAGGGCGCAGGGCACGATCAGCAGGCCCAGCAGCAGGCCGCAGGTCAGGGCCGCCACAGTGGGCGCGCCCGTAAGGCGCAGGCCCAGAGCCGTGGCAAGGGTCAGGGCCAGGGAGGCCATGCGCAGGCGGGGCAACCAGGCAGGAGCAGGGGTGTTTTTTGCCTCGCGCGCGGCCGTGGCGTCCCACACGCCGAAGTAGCAGAGCTGGCTGCACCACGCCGCACCCACAAGCAGGGTGGACAGGCCGAAAAGGCCCAGCATGAACCAGCCGCCCCCGCGATAGACCGGCCCGGCCACAATGAGGCCAGGCACGGGCAAATGCAGGCTGCCCGTGAGCAGAAAGCGGCTTTCCACCGCCAGTCCCAGCACAAGCTGGCCGAAAAAGACCAGTGAAAACAGCCGCCACAGCCGCATGCGGGCGCGTGGGGCCGTGCGGCGGTCGGCAAGCCAGCCTGCGGCAAGCGCGGCCCACAGGGCGGCCAGCATAATCTGGGCAAGGCCGCCTTGCGGCACAAAGCGTTCCAGCACCAGCAACTGCGGGTTCATGAACCACACGGGCAGCAGCAGCGCGAGGCATACGGCCATGGCTCCCATCTGGGCTGTGGCGGCCTCTTGCCTGTGGCAGTAGCGCTGCTGTGCGCTGTCTTTGAGCAGCAGCAGGGCGGCGGCGACGGTAAACAGGGCGACGGATAAAAGGATGACCGCAAGGCGCATCCAGGGCTGCTCCATGAGCTGGCGTATCTGCACAAACTGCGCGGTGGTCCATATCCAGCGGGCGGCCAGAACCGGCAGGGCCAGCAGCAGAAACTGCCGCACCCAGGCAAGGCGCGTCCACGTCAGCACGGCCATAAGGCCGCAGCCTGCGGCCAGGGAGGGCCATCCCGCCCGCCAGAAGTGGGCCCCGGCCAGGGCAAGAGCCAGAAAACTCGGCAAGGGAATAAGACGGGAAGCTCCGCCCATGTCAGACTTCCTTGAAAAAAGCGTGTTGTGCAGGATTGCCAGCGTGCCGCCATGGCGCGGGCAGCGCCGCCACAGTGGGCAATGCGCTGTTTGTGCCGCTGACCGCGCCGGTGGAACGTTCCCGGCGGGCCTGGAGCAGAGTAACGTTGAGAATACACGTTCTCAACGTTCAGGACACGCTCGCTCCGGCGCTTAACAGCGCAAATAATAGCGCTTACGCCTTTGCTGCGGGACACTGCCCATGCAGTCGCCAGAGCAATTTCAACGTGAAAATGCTCTACGCCGTTCCAGAAGGCAACTTACGCTTGCCCGTCAATTCTTCTATGTCTATGCGCACAATGGCGGTGCGTTTTATGCTGGCCGTGGGGGTAGGCTGCGGGCACAGGGCCGCGTAGCGCTGGGCGATGGCGTCCAGGGCGCGGCCTTTTTCAGCCTCGTCCTCAACGATACAGGCCGTGCCCTTGCCGCAGAGAGACTTGAAGTAGGTGGTGGATTTTTCGCGGTGGATGGTCACATCGGCAATGAGGGTAAAGGCCACACGCGGATTCTGGCGGATGCAGTCCAGCTTGTGTCCCTCAAGGGCGCAGTGGATATAGAGGGCCTGGCCCTGACGGACAAAGTTCAGGGGCAGCACATAGGGATATTCGCCGTCGTGCATGGCCAGGAACAGGTCATCGGCGGTGGAGAACACTTCGTCAAAGAAGGCCGGATCGTTACATTCGCTCTTGTGTCTGCGCATTTGGGAATCCTTGGTGGTGAAGGGTGGCGCGGACGGCTGTCAGGCTCTGCAGCCAGCGCTGGCAGGCGGCCTGCAAGTCCTCCGCATCGGGATGGCGGGCTGCTTCCCGCAGGCGTTCCTGCCGGGCTGTGGTCATTGGATGGGTGCCCTTGCGTTGCGAGGCAGCCACAACCTGGGGGCTGACCTTGCCCTGGCACAAAAATCCGTCCAGTACGGTATTGCCGCCCTGCTCAAGCATGGCGGCCGTGGCACGCGAACAGCGCAGGGCATGTTCCGACTGCGGCCATGCGCCCAGCGTACCGAAATAAAAAACATTTTTGTTGTGAATGCTCTGTATGTAACGCAAGGCGCGGGCGTCAGGCAGGCCCTGGCGTACCCAAAAGCCCACGGCCAGCAGATCGTATTCCTGCGGGGAGGGGGCGTGGCGCACGGCGTGGCAGGCAATGCCCGAAGCTTCGGCCATGGCCTCCGCCACTTTGCGGGTATTGCCCGTGCAGGAAGAATAAACAATGCAGGCGCGCATGCCGTACCTCAATAGCCTTGCTTGCCGGAGTTTTTCCAGCGGTTGAAACAGTGGGCTTTCATTGGATGTGCCCCAGGGAATATTGCCACGATTGATGCTGTTCTGCGTTGGTCAGAACCGAACTCGCAGTGGACGCAGCTTTCTAAGAACGCACTGGTTAAAGAGCCTCCGGAAACGCGCAGTTGTTTCGTTTGGCTGCGTTGCTTCACTTTTTTTGAAGCAACGCAGCTAAACGGAATAAATCAGCGTTTCCCCAGGGATAATAAGTCCTACCCCTGTGCCCTTTGCAGTAAGGCATCGTGATCCAGCAGGGTGATGCTGCGGCGCTTGTGGTCAATGATGCCTGCGGACGAAAGCGCGGAAAGTTCGCGGCTGAGGCTCTCGCGGCTGATGCCCATAAGGCGGGCCAGTATTTCCTGGGTGACGCCCAGACGCAGGGTGGCGCTTTTTTCCATCTTGGAGCGGTGCAGCAGCCATGCGGCCACGCGCCCGGCCACGGATATGCGGCCCTGTGATCCGGCTATCTTGGTAATGAGCAGGCGCTGGCGCAGGCTCATGGCCCCCATCAGGCTGACGGCCAGCGGGGCGTTGTTTTCAAGCGTGTGCAGAAAGGCCCGGCGGTTGAGGCTCAAGACCGTGGTGGGCTGGAGGGCCACGGCGGAAATGGGCAAGCCCCCTTCATAAAACAGCACGCCCACATCCAGGAATTTGCCGGTGTGCACAAGGTGCAGCACGCATTCCTTGCCCTGACTGCTGTGGCGGCACAGCTTGACCAGGCCGGAGAGCAGAAGCATGGCGTCCGCGCTTTCGTCGCCTTCCTGAAAAAGGGCCGTGCCGGGGGCGAACGTTTGCAGGCGCGCGTGCCGGGAGAGGGCATCCCTTTCATTGGGGGCAAGCGCGGCCAGCAGCCCTGTGCACAGGGCATCGGCCACGGTGGCGTGCAGTGCGTGTTCTTCGCCCATGACGGCGTCCATATGGGCGTTGTGCTGCGGAGATGGCATAAAACCTCCTGGTTCCCTTTGTTGGGGCTGCCCTGCGACCGTTGGCCGGGGAAAGCATCGTGACAGTGTAGCGGGCGTAAAGCCAGTATACAACACAAAACCCCTCCCACTTCTGTGACTGTGCGCACAATTTCAGTGAGAGACACATTTATTCCCTGAGGTGCGGCAGGGGCATAACTGGTTTGCAAGCAACGGACTTGCGCAGTTGCCAGAATGTTCCAACATTGAACTGCTCAAGAACTGTCATAAGCCACAATAAAGGTTTTAGAGCAGCTTACGAATGAAATGAGTTAAATGCTCTAGGGGGTGGGGGCGTGGGGGAGGAGACCCTTTTACAAAAGGGTCCCTCCCCCACAGAGCAAAATATCTCAAGCCCCGCTTCTGTGGCGCAGAAGCGGGGCTTGAGATATTTGCCATAGTATGTGGCGTGGGCTTGGCAGGCCCGGCGTTTTCATGGCCGGAAGGCTTCAGCGCTGCCGTGGCAGCGCACTTCGGCGCAGGCGTCAGCCGCGCGGGGGAACCTTGCCGTATGCCCCTGGCAGGCGGCCGGGAGCAAAGCCATTGGACGCCAGCGTCCCCTGGTTCATGGCCTGGTCAAAAGACTGCACATGGGCCCGAGGCATATCCTGCGCCTGGGAGGGCACGGCAGCGGAGGCCGCAGTTGCGGCCGTTGCGGGAGCGCCCTGCATGGCGGCGGGGGCAGGCGAATACCCCGGCAGGTTGGGCTGCGGCATGGCGGCATCGGGAGCGCCCATGGTCTGGGGCGGCATCATGGCGTTGCGCCCGTAGGCCGCCTGGGCATGAGAACGCGGCACGGCCGCGCCCTGATGCTGTGTGATGGGCTGCGCCGTCTTGCTTATGGAGCCCGCAGGCTGCATGCGGTTCGCTATGTCAGCGGCGGCTTTGCGCGCCTCGGGCGTTTCGATGATCTGGGCATAGGCTCCGCGCAGGCCGGACAGTATGCTTTCCACACTGTCGAGAGATTCCACGTCCATTTTGAGATTTGCGCGCAACAGACGGGCAGTGCAGAGCAGGTACAGGTTGTTGAGGTTGACGGCCAGGCTGCCGCCCTTGTCCATATTGAGGGATGCCGCCAGCTCATTAACAATGTCGATGACCTTTGAGATCATGATGCCCTTGCCCGCAAAATCCTTGGCCAGCATCTTGGTGCGTGCCTGCTGGATGTACTTGAGGGCTCCGTCATAGAGCATGAGCAGAAGTTGCCCCTGGTCGGTAGTGCCAACCTTGGTCTGAAAGTACGCGTTTGCCGCCTTGTTCATATAGCTATCCTTGTGCGTGCCGGTTGCTAGCTTTTGCTGCTGCTGGTGCTATTCAGCTTGGTTATCTGCGATTCCAGCTGGGTCTGCATACTTTTATAGTTATTCAGCAGTGTTTCCAGATTGGCAAAATATTTTTTCTGCCGTGTTTCCCAGAGCGAGATGCGATCCTGCTCCTGGCTGATCTTTTTATCAATGTTCTCCATAATGGTCTTGTAGTTGTCGCGCAAGACCATGAGGGCGCCGTTCTGCGATTTGAGGGCCAGGGCGTCGGCATTTTTGCTAGGATCTGTGGAGGACAGGTTGACGTCATTGAACACCATTTCGCTTTTCAAAAAGCTGTTGACGGTCTGTATCAGCCCTTCCTTGATGCGCACCTGGCCTGTGTGTTCGCCCGCGCTCAGGTCATCGACGATGATGGCCAGACCGCGCGCGTCGCCGGAGCCAACGCTGTAATAATAGCCGGGCTGGCTCAGGTCGCGCTTGGCCTCAACGCCGCCCACCATCACTTTTTCAATGTTGCCGCTGGCGTCAACGGTATAGTTGACGTCATATGTTCCGGCCTTGGTAATGCCGGCAACGTGACTGCCGTAGCGGAACGACGAAGAAGTGCTGGAACCTGTGCCGTCGGTGCAGAAAAAATCTACCACACTTTCCAGGTTATTGGTGATCATGTCGGTGTAGTTTTTCTGATCCAACTGCTGCAAGGCGGCAATGCTGGATGCAGGCGCTATCTCAAGCAGACCGAATTTGTCGCTGGCTTCGTTATTGTTGACCTTGATGCCCAGGTTGGCCAGGTTGGACAACACGTCGCCCGAGAGCAGATCTTCAGCGCTGGTACGGCTTTTGAAGCCTGGCGGCGACGCCCCGAGAAGGCTGTTGAACCGCGACTTGAAAAGCTGCACGCCGTAGTTGCCCTGAAGCAGACCGCCTTTTTCAGCCGTGAGCTGCGAAGGACTGTAGTTGCTGTTGGTGGTCTTTTTCGGGTCGTTGGTTGTAGTTACCTTGTCCTTGTCGTACTTGGTGAAATCGCGAATGGTCAGAAGGACGGAGTTTACGGCGTCCAGAAATGTCTGGATGGATTTTTCCACCGAGGTGACGTCGGTGCTGACGCTGACGCGCGCCTGGCCCTTGTCGTGGATGGTAAAGACCACGCCCTCAATGACGTCGCTGACGTTGTTGGAGGCCGACTCCATCTCAATGGGCCAGTTGTCCACGGTAAAGCGGGCGTTGGTGGCTCTTTGGATGTTCCAGTTGGAAGATTCGGCCACCTGCCCCTTAATGCCGGGGCCACTGACGCTCTGTGCGTTGGTGATGGCAAGAAAGCTTTCTCCGTCAGCCGCGCTTGTCCAGTCAGTGCCGTCGGCCTTTACAAGCTTGGCTGTCGCCCCGGCGGCCTGCG
This DNA window, taken from Desulfovibrio sp. 86, encodes the following:
- a CDS encoding DUF4911 domain-containing protein — its product is MPLAAAPEVPALRKRRKPAPALAAPEQSGRLLVRLAPHHTALFRFLLEAYDHTAYFTVLEPKTALLKIVFSPHLERETRTALAEMARSLPFSVEEWPFSRLPQVRKKALS
- a CDS encoding AzlD domain-containing protein, with protein sequence MNGTSWLEAHLALILCIAGCTVVTLLSKLLPVTFLKGDNLPVVLRHWLSFVPVAVMAALVGPDIFIYEGHFSISPSNLFLMAGLPTLLVAWWFKNYFLTIAVGIGLVILARYTGLY
- a CDS encoding AzlC family ABC transporter permease, which produces MSSDSPASPLAEGLRRALPIVLGYTPVGFAFGVLAVKNNIPPSLAVAMSVLMFSGSGQFVFAGMWGAGAGALSIMAAVFIVNLRYLLQSAAESPWLAGLPRFQRFLLGLGLTDETFAVHVTAFQNGWKRNLTTLFVCNQTTQIAWVGGSAIGAFCGELVTDVKPLGLDYALTAMFLALLVPQCVNRLHVLVAIFTMTLSIALKAAGMSQWNVAVATVVGASLGTALLLYKDKKDAACARQPGCACVEQAAAEKTGDAPGSPHVLGAPDAPGATQAEPARRAAGQEQRDASSRTDATDLLTANTDGVQS
- a CDS encoding HPP family protein, whose product is MTRILNRIRSSQSQPRVGWNEIFWAWSGSCLSVACLALLEKVCAQEWNLPLLIGSFGASAVLAFGAPHSPFAQPRNLVGGHVLSALVGVSSQAMMGAEPVLAAALAVSTAIALMHMTQTLHPPGGATALIAVIGGPGIHEMGYWYVLLPCAAGATCMLVLALAANNLAARKRYPVFWW
- a CDS encoding 4Fe-4S binding protein — translated: MGGASRLIPLPSFLALALAGAHFWRAGWPSLAAGCGLMAVLTWTRLAWVRQFLLLALPVLAARWIWTTAQFVQIRQLMEQPWMRLAVILLSVALFTVAAALLLLKDSAQQRYCHRQEAATAQMGAMAVCLALLLPVWFMNPQLLVLERFVPQGGLAQIMLAALWAALAAGWLADRRTAPRARMRLWRLFSLVFFGQLVLGLAVESRFLLTGSLHLPVPGLIVAGPVYRGGGWFMLGLFGLSTLLVGAAWCSQLCYFGVWDATAAREAKNTPAPAWLPRLRMASLALTLATALGLRLTGAPTVAALTCGLLLGLLIVPCALLISRIRGYASYCRGICPLGILAQWFGRISPWRIRRVGECSGCRACVRVCRQDAMTEQAFESGCPTTACHLCRDCANVCPRHALAVTWFGRASSAAWAGTVMIALLAGLHAAFLFMARI
- a CDS encoding pyridoxamine 5'-phosphate oxidase family protein translates to MRRHKSECNDPAFFDEVFSTADDLFLAMHDGEYPYVLPLNFVRQGQALYIHCALEGHKLDCIRQNPRVAFTLIADVTIHREKSTTYFKSLCGKGTACIVEDEAEKGRALDAIAQRYAALCPQPTPTASIKRTAIVRIDIEELTGKRKLPSGTA
- a CDS encoding flavodoxin family protein codes for the protein MRACIVYSSCTGNTRKVAEAMAEASGIACHAVRHAPSPQEYDLLAVGFWVRQGLPDARALRYIQSIHNKNVFYFGTLGAWPQSEHALRCSRATAAMLEQGGNTVLDGFLCQGKVSPQVVAASQRKGTHPMTTARQERLREAARHPDAEDLQAACQRWLQSLTAVRATLHHQGFPNAQTQERM
- a CDS encoding Crp/Fnr family transcriptional regulator, producing the protein MPSPQHNAHMDAVMGEEHALHATVADALCTGLLAALAPNERDALSRHARLQTFAPGTALFQEGDESADAMLLLSGLVKLCRHSSQGKECVLHLVHTGKFLDVGVLFYEGGLPISAVALQPTTVLSLNRRAFLHTLENNAPLAVSLMGAMSLRQRLLITKIAGSQGRISVAGRVAAWLLHRSKMEKSATLRLGVTQEILARLMGISRESLSRELSALSSAGIIDHKRRSITLLDHDALLQRAQG
- the fliS gene encoding flagellar export chaperone FliS translates to MNKAANAYFQTKVGTTDQGQLLLMLYDGALKYIQQARTKMLAKDFAGKGIMISKVIDIVNELAASLNMDKGGSLAVNLNNLYLLCTARLLRANLKMDVESLDSVESILSGLRGAYAQIIETPEARKAAADIANRMQPAGSISKTAQPITQHQGAAVPRSHAQAAYGRNAMMPPQTMGAPDAAMPQPNLPGYSPAPAAMQGAPATAATAASAAVPSQAQDMPRAHVQSFDQAMNQGTLASNGFAPGRLPGAYGKVPPRG